A window of the Isosphaera pallida ATCC 43644 genome harbors these coding sequences:
- a CDS encoding PA14 domain-containing protein: MLECKKTELSICESYRSRAASRDRRRLASRRMMLEVLENRLVMSGLGGGFTSAGLLGDYFANPDLQGAPAFVRRDVRIDFDWGTTTAPGGSTNPALRQVGVDDYSVRWTGQLIPRFSETYTLRLSTSDGVRLAIRPAGSTTWTTVIDQWNNSSNNTFTGTYSFTAGATYDVRLEYREDSGPARVQLAWSAPSVPLETIEPLGQIGVNTEGAAFEIFADTIRTGRAEWGNPNNYFGSPLVALDAQGWPTADATNIVWEGRSPEKTAGTYLLVFQGRARVSTQSNASVFRVNGVSYGNSLPFGVGYDAATNTTTALVDLPGLDILYLSFRDTRRTPASTTNDGVTQVQLYRPISPGSSIPHDRGEYLARSYKNAVSSLTTLRWLTVNFNTNEVTWNDRILPDQPRVLRPWNPRPTWEHQVMVSNETGRDLYITIPVAADNDYVTRLAKLIRYGSDGVNPYNGPTANPVYPPLNSNLKVYVEWTNEVWNWAFSQSNRAVELAREAVHNNTPDGQIINFDGSAPNGNYLRWMALRTVRASEIFRSVFGDAAMGDRVRVLYEYQYDNAQDSAMTGLRFLDDYFNNGDGQTHVANPKPVSYFIWGGGGATYYGSGNSRGLQTEMSLVNPGFESPVVSGRVVAPAGAGWTFTGNAGIERATSFEGGQRAFLGANGAMSQTITITTPGQYALEFRAAVKSGSNMAAPLRITVNGQNITPGGPIRRDPASHLVNPGTFTPPGRWGQNATNFVRYGSVVFDAPTAGSYTIQISTPATGERETYLDDLRLVSLDAIFAGGIPGSGEANGQIAQSNYQRQLHNQARWAQSFGLNVVAYEGGWSLGGDFEQLPIQNHAKFLDPRAAQANQRALDAFSRSGGVLNVHGTYFQWYDLDNIAVEPIYQSWSVHNNTLRVEPTNGNRAPTVLLPGDREAAVRTNGAILNAYGWMAFNVIIPTLGDYEVIAHTTSGGQVRLELGAGRTVLSNGVSGQPVSGVATLTPGVHSVMVRSQGGSFTLNRVEVRPVGTLAPPILQSAADGDQYVDLTWSPVAGATGYLVRWGTQPGLYDQELVVGPSVTNQRISGLTNGTNYVFAISTLNDRGPGLPSNELAAIPMADGQLGALAFWELTNFLGDEANAPRTGGTNRITTTPLSRGPALRLPPNWATNSFPRRLTASVQGNRWATNRDDAMQRGEYYEFQIQPAPNQLMTLTELNFQPFFQNNPASAGVAVAYSLDNGATFQYLPTTGTINSAQGITANLAGIPGLIDRADPVTFRLVYFGAQDWTITGVGFGDPSRDLTLTGSIRPAPVVVPEVESLQVHASPHLQRSMVREWLVAFSTAVQLAPTAFRLVPANGGAAVPLTWTTQLVNGKTVATVRLATGNSVADGWWRLEVVASAVSSTASNTAMTQNASLLFHRLFGDSDGDGDVDNSDLRNFRLALAGAYVHFFDSDDDGDVDNSDLIRFRANLGRRI, from the coding sequence ATGCTAGAATGCAAAAAAACGGAATTGAGCATTTGTGAGTCTTACCGGAGCCGCGCTGCCTCCCGGGATCGTCGTCGCCTCGCCTCAAGACGGATGATGCTAGAGGTGTTGGAAAACCGCCTGGTGATGAGCGGCCTGGGAGGAGGCTTCACCTCGGCAGGTCTGTTGGGCGACTACTTCGCCAACCCCGACCTTCAAGGCGCGCCGGCGTTCGTGCGTCGGGACGTGCGGATCGACTTCGATTGGGGCACCACCACTGCACCCGGCGGGTCTACCAATCCCGCGCTTCGGCAAGTGGGCGTGGACGACTATTCGGTGCGCTGGACCGGCCAACTGATTCCCAGGTTCAGCGAGACCTACACGCTGAGGCTGTCCACCAGCGACGGGGTTCGCCTGGCGATCCGCCCAGCTGGTTCAACCACTTGGACGACCGTGATCGACCAGTGGAACAATTCGTCGAACAACACGTTCACTGGAACATATTCATTCACCGCTGGCGCGACGTATGATGTGCGTCTGGAATATCGGGAAGATTCCGGTCCGGCGCGGGTCCAACTCGCCTGGTCGGCCCCCAGCGTGCCTCTGGAAACGATCGAACCATTGGGCCAGATTGGGGTCAACACCGAAGGAGCGGCCTTTGAGATCTTCGCGGACACCATCCGCACCGGAAGGGCCGAGTGGGGCAACCCCAACAACTACTTCGGTTCGCCGCTCGTGGCACTCGATGCGCAAGGCTGGCCTACCGCCGACGCCACCAACATCGTGTGGGAAGGCCGCTCGCCGGAGAAAACCGCGGGCACCTACCTTTTGGTCTTCCAGGGCCGAGCGCGGGTCTCGACCCAGAGCAACGCCAGCGTTTTCCGAGTCAACGGCGTCTCCTACGGCAACTCGCTGCCATTCGGCGTTGGCTACGACGCGGCCACCAACACCACCACCGCGCTGGTCGATCTGCCGGGACTCGACATTCTTTACTTGAGCTTCCGCGACACCCGGCGAACCCCGGCCAGCACCACCAACGACGGGGTCACCCAAGTCCAACTTTACCGCCCGATCAGTCCCGGCTCCTCCATCCCCCACGATCGGGGTGAGTATCTCGCGCGTTCCTATAAAAACGCGGTGTCCTCCCTGACCACGCTGCGCTGGCTGACGGTCAACTTCAACACCAACGAGGTCACTTGGAACGACCGAATCCTCCCCGACCAACCAAGGGTTCTGCGCCCCTGGAATCCCCGGCCCACCTGGGAACACCAGGTTATGGTTTCGAATGAAACCGGGAGGGATTTGTACATTACGATTCCCGTAGCCGCCGACAATGACTATGTCACTCGTCTGGCCAAGCTGATCCGCTACGGCTCCGACGGCGTGAACCCCTACAACGGTCCCACCGCCAACCCGGTCTATCCCCCACTCAACTCCAACCTGAAGGTCTATGTCGAATGGACCAACGAGGTCTGGAACTGGGCCTTCAGCCAGTCCAACCGCGCGGTGGAACTCGCCCGCGAGGCGGTCCACAACAACACCCCCGACGGCCAGATCATCAACTTCGACGGCAGCGCTCCCAATGGCAACTATCTGCGGTGGATGGCGCTGCGCACCGTAAGGGCCAGCGAGATTTTCCGCTCGGTCTTCGGCGACGCGGCGATGGGGGATCGGGTGCGTGTTCTTTATGAATATCAGTACGACAATGCCCAGGATTCGGCGATGACCGGGTTGCGGTTCCTGGACGACTATTTCAACAACGGCGACGGCCAAACTCATGTGGCCAATCCCAAGCCGGTTAGCTACTTCATTTGGGGAGGCGGTGGAGCAACCTACTACGGCTCGGGCAACTCTCGGGGACTGCAAACCGAGATGAGCTTGGTCAACCCCGGCTTTGAAAGCCCCGTCGTCAGCGGACGCGTGGTTGCTCCCGCTGGCGCTGGCTGGACTTTCACGGGCAACGCGGGTATCGAACGAGCCACCTCCTTCGAGGGCGGGCAACGCGCCTTTTTAGGGGCCAACGGCGCGATGAGCCAGACCATCACGATCACCACTCCCGGCCAGTACGCCCTGGAATTCCGCGCGGCGGTCAAATCGGGTTCCAACATGGCCGCTCCGCTCCGGATCACGGTCAACGGTCAGAACATCACGCCCGGCGGTCCAATCCGCCGCGATCCGGCCAGCCACCTGGTCAACCCCGGCACGTTCACCCCGCCTGGGCGATGGGGTCAAAACGCGACGAACTTCGTGCGTTACGGCAGCGTCGTGTTCGACGCGCCAACCGCCGGCAGCTACACGATTCAAATCAGCACCCCCGCCACCGGCGAGCGGGAAACCTATCTGGACGACCTGCGTTTAGTCAGTCTGGACGCGATTTTCGCCGGCGGCATCCCCGGTTCGGGCGAAGCGAATGGTCAAATTGCCCAGAGCAATTATCAACGGCAACTCCACAATCAGGCCCGCTGGGCCCAGTCGTTCGGACTGAACGTGGTGGCCTACGAGGGCGGTTGGTCGCTCGGCGGCGACTTCGAACAGCTGCCCATCCAAAACCACGCCAAGTTCCTCGACCCCCGCGCCGCCCAGGCCAACCAGCGCGCCTTGGACGCCTTCTCCCGCTCCGGCGGCGTCTTGAATGTCCACGGCACCTATTTCCAGTGGTACGACCTAGACAACATCGCCGTCGAACCGATTTATCAAAGCTGGAGCGTCCATAACAACACCCTTCGGGTCGAGCCGACCAACGGCAACCGCGCCCCCACGGTACTTCTGCCCGGCGACCGCGAGGCCGCCGTTCGGACCAACGGTGCGATTCTCAACGCCTACGGCTGGATGGCCTTCAATGTGATCATTCCCACCCTGGGCGATTACGAAGTGATCGCTCACACCACGAGCGGCGGCCAAGTCCGCCTGGAATTGGGGGCCGGTCGAACCGTGTTGAGCAACGGCGTCTCCGGCCAGCCGGTCTCCGGCGTCGCCACTTTGACCCCCGGCGTTCATTCGGTCATGGTCCGCTCCCAGGGTGGCTCCTTCACCCTCAACCGGGTCGAAGTCCGCCCCGTCGGCACCCTCGCTCCTCCCATCCTTCAAAGCGCCGCCGACGGCGATCAATACGTCGATCTCACCTGGTCCCCAGTCGCCGGAGCCACCGGGTATCTGGTGCGCTGGGGCACCCAACCAGGTCTATACGATCAGGAGTTGGTGGTCGGTCCCAGTGTGACCAATCAACGAATCAGCGGCTTGACCAACGGCACCAATTACGTCTTCGCCATTTCGACCCTCAACGATCGCGGTCCCGGTTTGCCCTCCAACGAGCTTGCCGCCATTCCAATGGCCGATGGCCAACTCGGTGCGCTAGCGTTCTGGGAACTGACCAACTTCCTGGGCGACGAGGCCAACGCCCCCCGCACCGGCGGCACCAACCGGATCACTACCACGCCTCTGTCACGTGGTCCCGCCTTGCGTCTGCCGCCGAATTGGGCGACCAACTCCTTCCCGCGACGTTTGACCGCCAGCGTTCAAGGCAACCGTTGGGCTACCAACCGCGACGACGCCATGCAACGCGGCGAATATTATGAATTCCAGATCCAACCCGCCCCCAATCAGTTGATGACCCTCACCGAGTTGAATTTCCAACCCTTCTTCCAAAACAACCCAGCCAGCGCTGGCGTCGCGGTGGCCTACTCGCTGGACAACGGCGCGACCTTCCAGTACCTCCCCACCACTGGCACGATCAACTCCGCCCAAGGAATCACCGCCAACCTCGCCGGCATCCCGGGCTTGATCGACCGCGCCGATCCGGTCACATTCCGCCTAGTCTATTTCGGCGCTCAGGATTGGACCATCACCGGCGTAGGCTTCGGCGACCCCAGCCGCGACCTGACCCTTACCGGTTCGATCCGTCCAGCTCCGGTAGTCGTGCCTGAGGTCGAGTCGCTTCAAGTCCACGCCTCGCCTCACCTGCAACGCTCGATGGTGCGTG
- a CDS encoding beta-ketoacyl-ACP synthase III — translation MSQSTSRTLTDARTWSLQGVAVLGTGSYAPSLVVTNHDLARTHGFDHDWIVNRTGIYERRFAAPDQATSDLCVIAAQRCLEAAGVAPSEVDLLVLGTFTPDFSFPSTACIVQDRMKLVCPAFDLQAACAGFVYALATAAQFVAAGTSKRALVIGGDTNSRIINPNDPRSFPLFGDGAGAVLLGPGDPDQGMLACQLGSDGAGGPLLDRPACGSRNPPTPEELAAGRHYLHMDGRAVFKWAVRVLTDSALDVLKHAQVNVDQVAWFVPHQANVRILNSASDVLGFPREKVFKNLDRYGNTSAGSVALAWDELVRGPGLQRGDLALISGFGAGLNWGTFLWRW, via the coding sequence ATGAGCCAAAGCACTTCACGCACCCTCACCGACGCCCGGACTTGGTCGCTGCAGGGCGTCGCGGTCCTGGGTACCGGCAGCTACGCCCCCTCGTTGGTGGTCACCAACCACGACCTGGCGCGCACCCACGGTTTCGACCACGATTGGATCGTCAACCGTACCGGCATTTATGAGCGCCGCTTCGCCGCGCCCGATCAAGCCACAAGCGACCTTTGCGTGATCGCCGCCCAGCGCTGTCTGGAAGCCGCCGGGGTGGCCCCCTCCGAAGTCGATCTGCTGGTGCTGGGCACCTTCACCCCTGACTTCTCGTTTCCCTCGACCGCCTGCATCGTGCAAGACCGCATGAAGCTGGTCTGCCCCGCCTTCGACCTGCAAGCCGCCTGCGCTGGGTTCGTTTACGCATTAGCCACCGCCGCCCAGTTCGTCGCTGCCGGCACCTCCAAGCGCGCTCTGGTCATTGGCGGCGACACCAACAGCCGGATCATCAACCCCAACGATCCCCGCAGCTTCCCTCTCTTCGGCGACGGAGCCGGCGCGGTGTTGTTAGGACCGGGCGACCCCGATCAAGGAATGCTCGCCTGTCAACTCGGCTCCGACGGAGCCGGCGGTCCGCTGCTGGATCGCCCCGCCTGCGGCAGCCGCAACCCGCCCACCCCCGAGGAACTCGCCGCCGGCCGCCACTACCTCCACATGGACGGCCGCGCCGTGTTCAAGTGGGCCGTCCGCGTCCTTACCGATAGCGCGCTGGACGTTCTCAAGCACGCTCAGGTCAACGTCGATCAAGTCGCCTGGTTCGTGCCCCACCAGGCCAACGTCCGCATCCTCAACTCAGCCAGCGACGTGCTGGGATTCCCCCGCGAAAAAGTGTTCAAAAATCTGGACCGCTACGGCAACACCTCCGCCGGCTCGGTCGCCCTCGCCTGGGACGAATTGGTACGCGGCCCCGGTCTCCAGCGCGGCGACCTCGCGCTGATCTCTGGCTTCGGAGCCGGTCTCAACTGGGGCACCTTCCTCTGGCGCTGGTGA
- a CDS encoding response regulator, which yields MNDSITATQLFPLPYNARSTTSSKRVWLEGLAVGLLVAALATALPPTGPSLVNGLLGATALATLMIAWWLRRREGVGQPRAGVPIPLALVPPAASFTGTGAMESGPLSEDQDPCCDDPGRSTLSDRNLVAQVMQDIPGLIYLYDPRRRRMVSASARIARVLGLEDGELSASDADPLVRRVHPEDRERLEAARDRLCHAQPGETVEAEFRLHLGPSRDHDDKSSSWRWFHDRLAIYRRDSQGHPLMAVGLMEDVTLRVEAHLEATRSHRFLTQISSAFPLMWMQLRAGPEGLGRFEMLGGSAREITGLSNEMLCSRMDRAWELVHPDDHDWLLAWTRQTTTQPGFHDLRFRIRHAQTGELRWLRALTLLERDPQTNENVWSGVYLDITRDIQRIEEAGRLAAIAEAAPQAILQFDFEERPIWINAAARGMLGVADDEPIPRDWMERLFDPDTVRSLRDQGFSEAVLRGSWSGTGVARDVRYGPRDVEQTLVAWPRIGERDSGVFALTLHDVTAHARAERLSREAARRIEQAGRLKDHFLANVSHEIRSPLFALQGYAELLASSDDPQIRSDALDGLRQNSRSLLRLVCDLLDISKVHTQTLRLNLVPTSPLEPLNTIIDPLLSLARAKGLGFQVELLHPLPRQLPLDGRRVSQVLHHLIENAIKYTCKGTVIVRVGLDPPPPHLAPPLLRIDVIDTGLGMTPEEIERFQRMFEFQENGRDHVPRGLGMGSMLVTRLVEWMGGRLEIQSHPGQGSRFSVRLPVAPESLGNWLPLDDPLVVSLATLSARLSSTSSRHVAPSWLTEVSAPTRAGNEATQAPSTVTATSQPTFPPSSILVVEDNPDLRRVLTAFLTAAGWRVETASDGEEGLAKATTTSFDLILMDLQMPRLDGVEATRRLRARGVVTPIVALTANDLDGERQRCLEQGFDDYLTKPVGQGELIQRLAQHLGTVSAVVAKNAATPVSHCHEREHAAETKFLAVFPPPDLHPQAAQTPAHLTAIAEGGSPSQQLYVTSPQPLHASITDDSSKPKSRLDSIDSTQWRDPEFFELVNDFAASLPFRLDEMDQLWHQRDTERVRSLAHQLKGAGGMFGFRRITSAASALERVLREMIAPTGSHGVPTHHACWDVASPSDAQTPWPPMKREDRGLVEPMADDRVTPLLNELRHAATQAMVEATAWRTACSSPP from the coding sequence GTGAACGACTCCATAACGGCAACTCAACTCTTTCCCCTTCCCTACAACGCTCGCTCGACCACCTCAAGCAAACGAGTTTGGTTGGAGGGACTGGCTGTGGGACTTCTGGTCGCCGCGTTGGCCACGGCGCTTCCACCCACCGGCCCTTCGTTAGTGAATGGGTTGCTTGGAGCGACGGCGTTGGCGACCTTGATGATAGCGTGGTGGCTTCGCCGGCGCGAGGGAGTTGGCCAACCACGGGCCGGCGTCCCCATCCCACTTGCGTTGGTCCCTCCAGCGGCCTCCTTCACCGGGACCGGGGCGATGGAATCCGGCCCACTAAGCGAGGATCAGGACCCCTGTTGCGACGATCCCGGCCGATCGACGCTGTCGGATCGCAACCTCGTCGCCCAGGTCATGCAGGACATCCCCGGGCTGATCTATTTGTACGACCCCCGACGGCGGCGGATGGTTTCCGCCTCCGCCCGAATCGCTCGGGTTTTGGGTCTGGAAGATGGTGAGCTGTCCGCTTCCGACGCCGACCCGTTGGTCCGCCGCGTTCATCCGGAGGACCGCGAACGTCTGGAAGCGGCCCGCGACCGCCTGTGTCACGCCCAGCCCGGCGAAACTGTCGAAGCGGAATTCCGCCTCCATCTCGGACCTTCCAGGGACCACGACGACAAGTCCTCGTCGTGGCGCTGGTTTCACGACCGTCTGGCGATTTACCGTCGCGATTCCCAAGGCCACCCTCTCATGGCGGTGGGGTTGATGGAGGATGTCACCCTTCGGGTCGAAGCCCACCTGGAGGCCACCCGGAGCCACCGCTTCCTCACTCAAATCAGCAGCGCATTCCCCTTGATGTGGATGCAGCTTCGAGCGGGGCCGGAGGGTTTGGGACGCTTTGAAATGCTGGGCGGCTCCGCTCGGGAAATTACTGGGCTGTCCAACGAGATGCTGTGTTCGCGGATGGATCGGGCCTGGGAACTGGTTCACCCCGACGATCACGACTGGTTGCTGGCCTGGACTCGTCAAACCACCACTCAGCCTGGGTTCCACGACCTGCGATTCCGAATTCGTCACGCCCAAACTGGCGAATTACGCTGGTTGAGAGCCCTAACCCTGCTGGAGCGTGATCCCCAAACCAACGAAAATGTTTGGTCGGGGGTATATCTCGATATCACTCGGGACATTCAACGGATCGAAGAGGCTGGTCGCTTGGCGGCGATTGCCGAGGCGGCCCCTCAGGCGATTCTTCAGTTCGACTTCGAGGAGCGACCGATTTGGATCAACGCGGCGGCCCGCGGGATGCTCGGGGTGGCCGACGACGAGCCAATTCCACGCGATTGGATGGAGCGGCTCTTCGACCCGGATACCGTGCGTAGTTTACGGGACCAAGGGTTTTCGGAAGCGGTCCTGCGCGGGTCGTGGAGTGGAACCGGGGTGGCGCGGGACGTGCGCTACGGTCCACGCGATGTGGAGCAAACCCTAGTGGCCTGGCCCCGGATCGGCGAGCGTGATTCTGGGGTGTTCGCTTTGACCCTGCACGACGTGACCGCCCACGCTCGGGCCGAACGCCTGTCGCGCGAGGCGGCTCGACGCATCGAACAAGCGGGCCGCCTCAAGGATCATTTCCTAGCCAACGTCAGCCACGAGATTCGTTCGCCCCTGTTTGCGCTTCAAGGCTACGCCGAACTCCTGGCCTCCTCCGATGACCCTCAAATCCGCTCGGACGCGCTGGACGGCCTACGCCAAAACAGCCGCTCGCTCCTGAGGCTGGTCTGCGACCTGCTCGACATTTCCAAAGTTCACACCCAGACCCTACGGCTAAATTTAGTTCCCACCTCGCCGCTTGAACCTCTCAACACAATCATTGATCCGTTGCTCTCTTTGGCCCGCGCCAAAGGTCTGGGCTTCCAAGTTGAGCTGCTTCACCCCCTGCCGCGACAGCTCCCTTTGGATGGGCGGCGAGTCTCCCAGGTATTGCATCACTTGATCGAGAATGCGATCAAATACACATGCAAGGGGACGGTGATCGTGCGGGTCGGCCTGGACCCTCCACCGCCCCATCTTGCACCCCCTTTGTTGCGAATCGACGTCATCGACACCGGGTTGGGCATGACCCCCGAGGAGATCGAACGGTTCCAACGCATGTTCGAATTCCAAGAGAACGGGCGCGATCACGTCCCACGCGGCCTGGGAATGGGTTCGATGTTGGTGACGCGGCTGGTGGAGTGGATGGGAGGGCGTCTGGAGATTCAGAGTCACCCCGGTCAAGGCAGTCGGTTCAGCGTTCGCCTACCGGTTGCGCCCGAGTCGCTGGGGAACTGGCTGCCTCTGGACGACCCCTTGGTGGTCTCTCTGGCGACCTTGTCGGCCCGTTTGAGTTCGACCTCAAGCCGACACGTCGCGCCGTCGTGGTTGACCGAAGTCTCGGCTCCGACCCGAGCTGGGAACGAAGCGACCCAAGCGCCTTCCACGGTAACCGCGACCTCGCAACCCACCTTCCCCCCCTCCAGCATCCTAGTGGTGGAGGACAACCCCGACCTGCGCCGGGTTCTAACCGCCTTCCTAACCGCGGCGGGCTGGCGGGTTGAAACTGCTTCCGATGGCGAGGAAGGGCTGGCCAAAGCAACCACCACGTCGTTCGACCTCATCTTGATGGATCTGCAAATGCCTCGGCTCGATGGTGTCGAAGCCACCCGCCGCCTTCGCGCTCGGGGAGTCGTCACCCCCATTGTGGCGTTGACCGCCAACGACCTGGACGGCGAACGCCAACGTTGTCTTGAGCAAGGCTTCGACGACTATTTGACCAAGCCGGTGGGACAAGGGGAGTTGATCCAACGCCTCGCCCAACATCTAGGCACCGTTTCGGCGGTGGTTGCCAAAAACGCGGCGACCCCCGTGTCCCATTGCCATGAACGAGAACACGCCGCCGAAACGAAATTCCTCGCAGTCTTCCCCCCACCCGATCTTCATCCTCAAGCCGCCCAAACTCCCGCCCACCTCACCGCGATTGCGGAAGGCGGCTCCCCAAGTCAGCAACTCTACGTCACGTCGCCCCAACCGCTCCACGCTTCCATCACGGACGACTCGTCCAAACCAAAGTCCAGGTTGGACTCGATCGACTCCACCCAATGGAGGGACCCGGAATTTTTCGAACTGGTCAACGACTTCGCCGCCTCCTTGCCATTTCGCCTCGACGAGATGGATCAACTATGGCACCAACGCGACACCGAACGGGTTCGCTCGTTAGCTCACCAGCTCAAGGGGGCTGGAGGAATGTTCGGTTTTCGACGGATCACCAGCGCTGCCTCGGCTCTGGAGCGTGTTCTGCGCGAAATGATCGCTCCCACGGGTTCCCACGGAGTCCCAACTCACCACGCCTGTTGGGATGTCGCGTCACCTTCCGACGCCCAAACGCCCTGGCCCCCAATGAAACGCGAGGACCGGGGTCTCGTCGAACCAATGGCCGACGACCGGGTCACGCCGCTGCTCAACGAGCTGCGACACGCCGCCACGCAAGCGATGGTCGAAGCGACCGCCTGGCGCACTGCTTGTTCGTCCCCCCCTTGA
- a CDS encoding DUF1573 domain-containing protein translates to MNLSVTKLGVSGLPRSRGDGLPSVWLSRTPLMSGRSEVERVHQKMPWRIRFATAMTILGGLLLGSGQLIRESSAWAWEPKLSHFEEDWTHEVFPVRTHDFGTVARGSKVRCVFPVVNKTADDLEIAEVRTKCGCTEVRVGARVVPPGTKTTIEAILDTTKFVGYKASGLTLVLKRPTFAEIDLNFTAFIRSEITLEPGQADFGVVPRGSGATLKMRLAYNGKRADWQVTRMRTQRAGIKATLDPRPRTKVSDPIEYDLTIALNPALPAGPYKDEITISTNDPDTPEFLISVSAVVQSSLTVSPSVLNLGRTPAGSTLKRAVVIKGRAPFRVTGFSGDEGMVKLVSDSAADAARPLHTLTLELTLPDRPGPFHLPLTIVTDQTGDATARLSIFATIEPR, encoded by the coding sequence ATGAATCTTTCCGTCACGAAACTGGGCGTCTCCGGGTTGCCGCGGTCCCGAGGGGATGGCCTGCCTTCGGTTTGGTTGAGCCGAACACCCTTGATGTCGGGCCGTTCCGAAGTCGAACGAGTCCACCAGAAAATGCCTTGGCGAATCCGATTCGCAACGGCGATGACCATTCTAGGTGGATTGTTGTTGGGATCGGGACAGCTGATTCGGGAATCCTCCGCCTGGGCTTGGGAGCCGAAGCTGAGTCACTTCGAGGAGGACTGGACCCACGAGGTCTTTCCCGTTCGCACTCATGATTTCGGAACGGTGGCGCGGGGCTCGAAGGTGCGCTGCGTGTTCCCGGTCGTCAACAAAACCGCGGACGATCTGGAGATCGCCGAGGTGCGGACCAAATGTGGTTGCACCGAGGTGCGGGTCGGAGCGCGGGTGGTGCCGCCGGGCACCAAGACCACGATCGAGGCGATCCTGGACACGACCAAGTTCGTTGGCTACAAGGCGTCGGGCCTGACTTTGGTTCTCAAGCGGCCCACCTTTGCCGAGATTGACCTGAATTTCACCGCCTTCATCCGCAGCGAGATCACCCTAGAACCCGGCCAGGCCGACTTTGGCGTGGTCCCCCGAGGTTCGGGGGCGACCCTCAAAATGCGCTTGGCCTACAACGGCAAGCGTGCCGACTGGCAGGTGACCCGGATGCGCACTCAACGCGCCGGGATCAAAGCAACCCTCGACCCCCGGCCCCGCACCAAGGTGTCAGACCCGATCGAATACGACCTGACCATTGCCCTCAACCCCGCACTTCCCGCCGGTCCTTACAAGGACGAGATCACCATTTCCACCAACGACCCGGACACGCCGGAGTTTTTGATCTCGGTTTCAGCAGTTGTTCAATCAAGTCTGACGGTTTCTCCTTCGGTTCTCAATTTGGGACGGACTCCCGCCGGTTCGACCCTCAAACGTGCGGTGGTCATCAAGGGCCGCGCGCCGTTTCGCGTCACCGGGTTCTCGGGTGACGAAGGGATGGTCAAACTGGTCTCTGACTCCGCCGCCGACGCCGCGCGACCCTTGCACACCTTGACCTTGGAACTTACCCTGCCCGACCGTCCCGGTCCGTTTCACCTGCCCCTGACAATCGTCACGGATCAGACCGGCGATGCCACCGCTCGGCTCTCGATCTTCGCCACCATCGAACCCCGCTGA
- a CDS encoding glycosyltransferase family 4 protein — protein MTMIQTPSASAVASPEPIGSRTVRVHTTEQRERQPLAGGDANRTTASERPLRVLVTTSVSLKAGFDGSTMLPIQVIRGLKAQGIEVQIAHLRWRPLTGRVVRDEFEGTPYFTVPPSRWVSGLEAIRREFAFDLIHAEHYGGATRSSFAAIKHGWPLVYQVHSLLGDEVERDRLGRGLKFQLNRAVERRVCRHAAAVTVLGHPVKRVMVEEKGVPEDRVFVIHPGMDLTPYENPGPPAAIPGVAAEDRVVMYVGNIEHPNQGVPLLIDALPAVVAAVPRVRCVLVGGPMSAGLAYQARLEAVRPGLSEHLIILDHQTPHDIVGLTQRADVLVHPRLACRENYSVQTKMAVYLAARRPIVATDFGDYQHLLGDTGAGWLTPVSPEGIAQGIIRVLNDSELAARLASKTWNVAREQVCTVRNAQKYAEVYRTILAKAPRR, from the coding sequence ATGACGATGATCCAAACCCCCTCGGCTTCGGCGGTGGCGTCGCCGGAGCCCATCGGGTCCAGAACGGTTCGAGTTCACACGACAGAACAAAGGGAACGTCAGCCACTGGCGGGCGGCGATGCGAACCGCACGACCGCGTCGGAACGTCCGTTGCGGGTGCTGGTGACCACTTCAGTGTCGCTCAAGGCGGGGTTCGACGGCTCGACCATGCTGCCGATTCAGGTCATTCGCGGCCTCAAGGCGCAGGGGATCGAGGTGCAGATCGCCCATTTGCGGTGGCGTCCGCTGACGGGCCGGGTCGTGCGCGACGAGTTCGAGGGGACGCCGTATTTCACCGTGCCGCCCAGCCGCTGGGTCTCCGGCCTGGAGGCGATCCGCCGCGAGTTCGCTTTCGACCTGATCCACGCCGAGCATTACGGAGGCGCAACCCGCTCCTCCTTCGCCGCGATCAAACATGGCTGGCCTCTGGTCTATCAGGTCCACTCGCTGCTAGGGGACGAGGTCGAACGCGACCGTCTGGGCCGAGGACTTAAGTTCCAGCTCAACCGCGCTGTCGAGCGGCGGGTCTGTCGCCACGCGGCCGCGGTGACCGTGCTGGGGCATCCGGTCAAACGGGTGATGGTCGAGGAAAAGGGGGTGCCCGAAGATCGGGTCTTCGTGATCCACCCAGGGATGGATTTGACGCCTTACGAGAATCCCGGGCCGCCGGCGGCGATTCCCGGCGTCGCGGCGGAGGATCGGGTGGTGATGTATGTGGGCAATATCGAACATCCCAACCAGGGGGTACCGCTGTTGATCGACGCCCTGCCGGCGGTCGTGGCGGCAGTTCCCCGCGTCCGTTGCGTGTTGGTGGGGGGACCGATGAGCGCGGGTCTGGCTTACCAGGCGCGTCTGGAGGCGGTTCGGCCCGGTTTGAGCGAGCATCTCATCATTCTTGACCATCAAACGCCCCACGACATCGTGGGGCTAACCCAGCGGGCCGACGTGTTGGTTCACCCTCGGTTGGCCTGTCGGGAGAACTACTCGGTCCAGACCAAGATGGCGGTCTATCTGGCGGCCCGCCGGCCGATCGTGGCGACCGACTTCGGCGATTATCAACACCTTTTGGGCGACACTGGCGCAGGTTGGCTCACTCCGGTTTCTCCCGAGGGGATTGCCCAGGGGATCATCCGGGTTCTCAACGACAGCGAACTCGCCGCCCGGTTGGCTTCAAAGACCTGGAACGTCGCCCGCGAGCAGGTTTGCACGGTTCGCAACGCCCAAAAGTATGCTGAGGTTTATCGGACCATCTTGGCCAAAGCCCCGCGCCGTTAG